The Pantoea vagans genome includes a window with the following:
- a CDS encoding ABC transporter permease, whose protein sequence is MNNLLLPVRLFQSLSVSGRIGLLISLFWVAMALFGNQLAPHNIDDIGGGPMLGGMTTDNLLGTDYLGRDILSRILYGAKFSIGLALTAALGASLIGTLLALLAAVAGRWLEELLGRINDAMLVLPGKVLSLMIVAVFGSSLPMLILTATFTYWPGAFRIAFAMASSLRNMDYVRASRLRGESRWYVAIHDILPNMVHPMLTDFGLRFVYIVLLLSGLSFLGLGVQPPYADWGTLVRENLQGLFNGSPAVLMPAVAIASLTIGANLFIDSLQQMRPLTLAKEGA, encoded by the coding sequence ATGAATAACTTACTGCTTCCTGTACGTCTCTTTCAGTCGCTCTCGGTGTCGGGTCGTATTGGCTTATTGATCTCACTGTTCTGGGTAGCGATGGCGCTGTTCGGTAACCAGCTGGCACCGCATAACATCGACGATATTGGCGGTGGCCCGATGTTGGGCGGGATGACGACCGATAATCTGCTGGGAACGGATTACCTCGGTCGCGACATCCTGAGCCGTATTCTGTACGGCGCAAAATTCTCGATTGGTCTGGCACTCACTGCCGCGTTGGGTGCCAGCCTGATCGGCACCTTGCTGGCGTTACTGGCGGCGGTAGCGGGGCGCTGGCTGGAGGAGCTGCTGGGCCGCATTAACGATGCGATGCTGGTGCTGCCGGGCAAAGTGCTGTCACTGATGATTGTGGCGGTATTTGGTTCGTCGCTGCCGATGCTGATTCTCACCGCAACCTTTACCTACTGGCCGGGCGCGTTTCGTATCGCCTTTGCCATGGCCAGCAGTCTGCGCAATATGGATTATGTCCGGGCCTCGCGCTTGCGGGGTGAAAGCCGCTGGTACGTCGCGATCCACGACATCCTGCCCAATATGGTGCATCCGATGTTGACCGACTTCGGTCTGCGTTTTGTCTACATCGTACTGCTGTTGAGCGGCTTGAGTTTCCTCGGGCTGGGTGTTCAACCGCCGTACGCCGACTGGGGCACACTGGTGCGTGAAAACCTGCAGGGGCTGTTCAACGGCTCGCCTGCGGTGCTCATGCCTGCGGTGGCGATTGCCAGCCTGACCATTGGTGCCAACCTGTTTATCGACAGCCTACAGCAGATGCGCCCGCTGACGCTGGCGAAGGAGGGAGCATGA
- a CDS encoding ABC transporter substrate-binding protein has translation MSKFDKESDAVNPALTRMLTEGSMSRRGLMKLLSAGAVMSSGLIGFPQMSFAAETPVKGGKMRAAMSNASATDTLDPAKGNNSGDYTRQFMVYSGLTELDKNLAAQPALAESIESSDGITWHIKLRKGVTFHDGKPLTAKDVIYSLSRHKDPAVASNAFKLADQFKTFTAVNDNEITLELSSANFDVPFMLASAPFLIVQDGTKDFSKGIGTGPFKLKEFSPGVRSVGVKNPNYYKPGLPYLDEVELLGVTDQAARVNALMSGDLHVVSTLSAADCKRIKATSDFAVLESKSGMYTNLIIRTDMKPGSNEDFVLAMKYLQPRDIIVKTVLQGYGDVSNDTPVPPWHPLYNADLKPRPLDVEKAKFHIEKAGMKGATVEIITTPNIEGAVEGGQLIQQVARNSGLKINVRRVPYDGYWSTHWTKDPVGYGSINPRPTLDMLFSQFYLSSAANNESGWKNPQFDQLVVAARGERDQGKRKQMYGDMQKLIYDHCGTIIPTFISSTDGYSKKVGGIEAWPSGMMMGYRFHEFAWLKA, from the coding sequence ATGAGTAAATTCGATAAAGAGTCTGACGCTGTGAATCCGGCCCTGACACGCATGCTGACCGAAGGGTCCATGTCGCGTCGTGGCCTGATGAAGTTGTTGTCTGCCGGTGCAGTGATGAGCAGCGGCTTAATCGGTTTTCCGCAGATGAGTTTTGCGGCAGAAACGCCGGTCAAAGGCGGCAAAATGCGTGCCGCCATGTCCAATGCTTCAGCAACGGATACGCTTGACCCGGCCAAAGGCAACAACAGCGGTGATTACACCCGTCAGTTTATGGTTTATAGCGGCTTAACTGAGCTGGACAAAAATCTGGCGGCGCAGCCTGCGTTGGCAGAATCGATTGAATCCAGTGATGGCATCACCTGGCACATCAAACTGCGTAAAGGTGTGACCTTCCACGACGGCAAACCGCTCACGGCCAAAGACGTCATTTACTCATTGAGCCGCCACAAAGATCCGGCTGTCGCCTCCAATGCCTTTAAGCTGGCCGATCAGTTCAAAACTTTCACCGCCGTTAATGACAACGAAATCACGCTGGAACTGAGCAGTGCAAACTTCGACGTGCCTTTCATGCTGGCGAGCGCACCGTTCCTGATCGTGCAGGATGGCACCAAAGACTTCAGTAAAGGCATTGGTACCGGACCATTCAAACTGAAAGAGTTCTCGCCCGGCGTGCGTTCTGTCGGTGTCAAAAACCCGAACTACTACAAGCCTGGCCTGCCTTACTTGGACGAGGTCGAACTGCTGGGCGTGACCGATCAGGCGGCGCGTGTTAACGCCTTGATGTCTGGCGATCTGCATGTGGTTTCGACCCTCAGCGCCGCGGACTGCAAGCGCATCAAAGCCACCAGTGACTTCGCGGTACTGGAGAGCAAATCAGGGATGTATACCAACCTGATTATTCGTACCGACATGAAGCCAGGCAGTAATGAAGATTTCGTGCTGGCGATGAAGTATCTGCAACCGCGCGACATTATCGTGAAAACGGTCCTGCAGGGCTATGGCGATGTCAGTAACGATACGCCAGTCCCGCCGTGGCATCCGCTGTATAACGCCGATTTGAAACCGCGTCCGCTTGATGTCGAAAAAGCCAAATTCCACATCGAAAAAGCCGGTATGAAAGGCGCCACGGTGGAGATTATCACCACGCCAAATATTGAGGGCGCGGTGGAAGGTGGTCAGTTGATTCAGCAAGTTGCGCGTAATTCGGGCCTGAAGATCAACGTGCGCCGCGTGCCGTATGACGGTTACTGGTCAACCCACTGGACCAAAGATCCTGTGGGTTACGGCTCAATCAACCCGCGCCCAACGCTGGACATGTTGTTCTCGCAGTTCTACCTCTCCAGCGCCGCAAACAATGAGTCAGGCTGGAAGAACCCACAGTTTGATCAGCTGGTGGTGGCTGCGCGTGGTGAGCGCGATCAGGGCAAGCGCAAGCAGATGTACGGCGATATGCAGAAGCTGATTTACGACCACTGCGGCACCATTATCCCGACCTTTATCAGTAGCACTGACGGCTACAGCAAGAAAGTCGGCGGTATTGAGGCCTGGCCTAGCGGCATGATGATGGGCTATCGCTTCCATGAGTTCGCCTGGCTGAAAGCCTGA
- a CDS encoding ABC transporter ATP-binding protein, whose protein sequence is MNVTPHTAMPVISVENLRVTAETDKGEEIDLVSDIRFTVQKGEVLALIGESGSGKTTIAMALMGYARHGCRIADGNIHMAGTDVRSLSPGQLREFRGNKVAYIAQSAAASFNPGMRILDQVIEPVVIHGTMKRKAAKEKAIALFRELALPNPDTIGDRFPHQVSGGQLQRLMTAMALIGDPDVVILDEPTTALDVTTQVEVLKAFRRVVAQRGVTAIYVSHDLAVVAQMADRILVLLRGKMAEYGTTETLIGAPQAEYTQLLMDAARQKERESSWTCAEADVLPLMEVRDLSAGYGPRDKEGKPKTLILEDINLKLWKGQAIGIIGESGSGKTTLAHAIAGLNAPSHGHILFNGHYINGDMHKRPDNELRRIQYVFQMADTALNPAHSVERILSRPLALFHGLKGADLQRRLHQLLDLVKLPRTVLWRRPWALSGGQKQRVNLARALAAEPDLILCDEVTSALDTVVAAAVLDLISELRRELGLSVLFISHDMHAVRAVCDDIVVMKSGRIVTQIARADYDKPTSELYFERLKRAVPELRQGWLDEHEEVLKAE, encoded by the coding sequence ATGAACGTGACACCCCATACCGCCATGCCGGTAATTTCAGTAGAAAATCTGCGAGTTACCGCAGAGACCGACAAAGGTGAAGAGATTGATTTGGTCTCTGATATCCGTTTTACCGTGCAAAAAGGCGAAGTGCTGGCGCTGATTGGTGAGTCAGGTTCCGGGAAAACCACCATCGCCATGGCCTTGATGGGCTATGCGCGCCATGGTTGCCGCATTGCTGACGGCAACATTCACATGGCGGGCACCGATGTGCGCAGCTTGTCGCCCGGCCAGCTAAGGGAATTTCGTGGCAACAAGGTGGCTTATATCGCTCAGAGTGCGGCGGCTTCTTTCAACCCCGGCATGCGTATTCTTGACCAGGTGATAGAGCCGGTGGTGATCCACGGCACCATGAAGCGCAAAGCGGCAAAAGAGAAGGCGATAGCGCTGTTTCGTGAACTGGCGTTACCCAATCCAGACACCATTGGCGATCGCTTCCCGCATCAGGTTTCAGGTGGGCAGTTACAACGCCTGATGACCGCGATGGCGCTGATTGGCGATCCTGATGTGGTGATCCTCGACGAACCGACCACCGCACTGGATGTCACCACACAAGTTGAAGTGCTGAAAGCGTTTCGCCGCGTGGTGGCGCAGCGTGGCGTGACGGCGATTTATGTCAGTCACGATTTGGCCGTGGTGGCGCAGATGGCCGACCGTATTCTGGTGCTGCTGCGCGGAAAAATGGCCGAATACGGCACCACCGAAACCTTGATTGGTGCACCGCAGGCAGAATACACCCAGCTGTTGATGGATGCGGCACGTCAGAAAGAGCGTGAAAGTAGCTGGACCTGTGCCGAAGCGGATGTGCTGCCGCTGATGGAAGTGCGCGATCTCAGCGCGGGTTATGGCCCGCGTGACAAAGAGGGTAAGCCGAAAACGCTGATTCTCGAAGACATCAACCTGAAGCTGTGGAAAGGGCAGGCGATTGGCATTATCGGCGAATCGGGTTCGGGTAAAACCACGCTGGCACATGCGATTGCCGGACTGAATGCGCCGAGTCACGGTCACATTCTGTTTAATGGTCACTATATCAATGGCGACATGCACAAGCGTCCGGATAACGAGCTGCGGCGTATTCAGTATGTGTTCCAGATGGCCGATACCGCGTTGAACCCGGCGCACAGCGTTGAGCGTATCCTTTCACGCCCGCTGGCGCTGTTCCACGGCTTGAAAGGGGCCGATCTGCAGCGCCGCCTGCATCAACTGCTGGATCTGGTCAAACTGCCGCGTACCGTTTTGTGGCGACGCCCGTGGGCGCTGTCAGGGGGGCAGAAGCAGCGTGTCAATCTGGCACGCGCGTTGGCGGCAGAGCCTGACTTAATTCTGTGTGATGAAGTGACCTCAGCGCTGGATACCGTGGTGGCAGCAGCGGTGCTGGATCTGATCAGTGAACTGCGCCGCGAATTGGGACTGTCGGTGCTGTTTATCAGCCACGATATGCACGCGGTACGCGCCGTATGTGACGATATCGTGGTGATGAAATCGGGCCGTATTGTCACGCAAATCGCCCGCGCGGATTACGACAAGCCCACCAGTGAGCTCTATTTCGAACGTTTGAAACGGGCGGTGCCAGAGTTGCGTCAAGGCTGGCTGGATGAGCATGAAGAAGTGCTGAAGGCGGAGTAG
- a CDS encoding ABC transporter permease has translation MNRYMLFLIARRVGAGILTLLIVSAVVFFITSLLPGDAAQMILGQNATPETVAALRQQLGLDQPLLVRYFSWLGGMLHGDFGTSFASHLPVTQLVAQRIPATFELAAITTVICVPLALVIGIVAAMKRGSALDRFLVISTMATVAVPEFLVATVAVLIFAVKLHWVSAMSFGSPDMDLVSYLKAYALPVMTLCCVLVAQMARMTRSAIINQLDSPYLEMALLKGVSPLRAVLRHALPNAVGPIANAISLSLSYLFGGVIIIESIFSYPGLASALVDAVSNRDLPVVQLCVMMFAACYLVLLLIADVLTIAFNPKWRS, from the coding sequence ATGAACCGATACATGTTGTTCCTGATTGCCCGGCGCGTAGGTGCCGGCATCCTGACCTTGCTTATCGTCTCGGCGGTGGTGTTTTTTATCACCAGTCTGCTGCCTGGCGACGCCGCGCAGATGATTCTGGGGCAGAACGCCACGCCGGAAACGGTGGCGGCGTTACGCCAGCAGTTGGGGCTCGACCAGCCGTTGCTGGTGCGTTACTTCAGCTGGTTAGGAGGCATGCTGCACGGCGATTTCGGTACCTCGTTCGCCAGCCATCTCCCGGTCACGCAGTTGGTGGCTCAGCGCATTCCGGCCACGTTCGAGCTGGCGGCGATCACCACGGTGATTTGTGTGCCGCTGGCGTTGGTGATCGGTATTGTCGCTGCGATGAAACGGGGATCGGCGCTGGATCGTTTCCTGGTGATCAGCACCATGGCAACGGTGGCGGTGCCGGAGTTTCTGGTGGCGACGGTGGCGGTGTTGATCTTTGCGGTGAAACTGCATTGGGTGTCAGCGATGTCGTTTGGCAGCCCGGATATGGATCTGGTCAGCTACCTGAAAGCTTATGCGCTGCCGGTGATGACACTGTGTTGCGTGCTGGTGGCGCAGATGGCACGCATGACGCGTTCAGCGATTATCAACCAGCTCGACAGTCCCTATCTCGAAATGGCGCTGCTGAAAGGGGTGTCGCCGTTGCGCGCAGTACTGCGCCATGCGCTGCCAAATGCGGTGGGGCCGATTGCCAACGCGATTTCGCTGAGTCTGTCGTATCTGTTTGGCGGCGTGATCATCATCGAATCGATTTTTAGCTACCCAGGCCTCGCCAGTGCGCTGGTGGATGCGGTCAGTAACCGCGATCTCCCGGTGGTGCAGCTGTGCGTGATGATGTTCGCCGCCTGTTATCTGGTACTGCTGCTGATCGCGGACGTGCTGACCATCGCCTTTAACCCGAAATGGAGGAGCTGA
- a CDS encoding 2-hydroxyacid dehydrogenase produces the protein MHIVYKSEATRGAHWQRWLAKYAPDVQMHIWPDVGDAEQVELLVAWQPPEDVMATFPNLKALLSVGAGADQFDLSQLPAELPVVRMIEPGLTQGMVEYVTFAVLGLHRDMPRYFQQQRAAQWQTHPIRTANQRRVGVMGLGELGQASLQQLVSLGFDCAGWSRTPRDIAGVRCWHGANQLGEFLAHSDILVCLLPLTESTRGLLNAELFAQLPKGAALVQVGRGPQLVDDHLLTALDSGQLSAAVIDVTDPEPLPPEHPFWQHPAIWLTPHIASQTQIDSAVAALLDNLRRYQRGEPMVGLIDRKRGY, from the coding sequence ATGCATATCGTCTATAAATCCGAAGCGACACGCGGCGCACACTGGCAGCGTTGGCTGGCCAAATATGCACCGGATGTGCAGATGCATATCTGGCCGGATGTGGGTGACGCAGAGCAGGTTGAACTGCTGGTTGCCTGGCAGCCGCCCGAAGATGTGATGGCAACCTTCCCGAATCTGAAAGCACTGCTGTCCGTAGGTGCGGGCGCAGATCAGTTCGATCTCAGCCAGCTTCCCGCTGAGTTACCGGTGGTGCGCATGATCGAACCGGGACTGACGCAAGGCATGGTGGAGTACGTCACCTTTGCTGTGCTGGGGCTGCATCGTGATATGCCGCGCTATTTCCAGCAGCAGCGTGCTGCGCAGTGGCAAACCCATCCGATTCGTACCGCAAATCAACGGCGGGTAGGGGTGATGGGCTTAGGGGAACTCGGCCAGGCATCCTTACAGCAGTTGGTTTCTTTAGGCTTTGACTGCGCCGGCTGGAGCCGCACGCCGCGTGACATCGCGGGGGTTCGCTGCTGGCATGGTGCAAATCAATTGGGCGAGTTTCTCGCCCACAGCGATATTCTGGTGTGCCTGCTGCCGCTCACGGAGTCCACGCGCGGTTTACTCAATGCTGAACTGTTTGCGCAGTTACCCAAAGGGGCGGCACTGGTGCAGGTGGGGCGTGGCCCGCAACTGGTTGATGACCATCTCCTCACGGCGCTGGACAGCGGGCAGCTGAGTGCGGCGGTGATCGATGTCACCGACCCCGAACCTTTACCGCCGGAACACCCATTCTGGCAGCATCCTGCCATCTGGCTGACACCGCACATTGCCAGCCAGACGCAAATCGATAGTGCAGTGGCGGCACTGCTGGATAATCTGCGCCGCTATCAACGCGGCGAACCGATGGTCGGCCTTATCGATCGCAAACGGGGATATTAA
- a CDS encoding GNAT family N-acetyltransferase codes for MSIRLRAMTQDDIEHGYAITQQLKWPHRREDWQQALALGEGVVAEEQGKFVGSAFGWRWGDSAATIGLVVVNPDCQGRGIGKQLMLAVMEKFPDCCIRLHATEMGQGLYEKLGFVVTGAIQQHQTRELAAEPAVNLPTGLTLRNVQVGDAEGLTELDHQAHGMWRARLINTLIAEHQTVLLQDAQQRIHGFASLRRFGHGWAIGPVIALNVDVAQALVSALMQGLRGEFVRIDTDSALPLASWLESIGLVKVDAPTTMYRGMPWSPQAGEMQAFGLMTQAMA; via the coding sequence ATGAGCATCAGATTACGTGCCATGACGCAGGACGATATTGAACATGGCTATGCCATCACACAGCAATTGAAGTGGCCGCATCGCCGCGAAGACTGGCAGCAGGCGCTGGCATTAGGTGAAGGCGTGGTTGCCGAAGAACAGGGTAAATTTGTCGGTAGTGCCTTTGGCTGGCGCTGGGGCGATAGCGCCGCCACCATTGGTCTGGTGGTGGTGAACCCTGACTGCCAGGGGCGCGGTATCGGTAAGCAACTGATGCTGGCAGTGATGGAGAAATTCCCGGATTGCTGCATTCGCCTGCACGCGACTGAAATGGGTCAGGGACTGTATGAAAAGCTCGGTTTTGTGGTTACCGGTGCTATTCAGCAGCACCAGACGCGCGAACTGGCGGCTGAGCCGGCCGTCAACCTGCCGACCGGCCTCACGCTGCGCAACGTGCAAGTGGGGGATGCGGAAGGGCTGACTGAACTGGACCATCAGGCACACGGGATGTGGCGAGCGCGGTTGATCAATACCTTGATCGCCGAGCACCAGACGGTGTTACTGCAGGATGCGCAACAGCGGATACATGGCTTTGCCAGCCTGCGCCGTTTTGGTCATGGCTGGGCGATTGGTCCGGTGATTGCACTGAATGTGGACGTCGCACAGGCGCTGGTGTCCGCCCTGATGCAGGGCTTACGCGGCGAGTTTGTTCGGATCGATACCGACAGTGCGTTGCCGCTGGCGAGCTGGCTGGAAAGTATTGGGTTGGTCAAAGTGGATGCACCTACCACCATGTATCGGGGAATGCCGTGGTCACCGCAGGCCGGTGAGATGCAGGCGTTTGGGTTGATGACCCAGGCGATGGCCTGA
- a CDS encoding NAD(P)/FAD-dependent oxidoreductase yields MPAPIRYVQDSANFPESADVVVIGAGIAGSAATWELAKQGLKVVLIEKGLVGAEQSSRNWGWCRQQNRDERELPLIIYALQRWGELAAETGEELGFRRSGLVYATRVESDIAAWDKWNQMAKNYGVKSDILTAAQAKAMTPGSTTAWLGGVSSPTDGHAEPRLAAPGLVIGAQRLGALVFQQCAVRGLDIAAGAVSGVWTERGLIKTTRVICAAGAWTSMFCRRHGIDLPLGNVIGTAFRTQPIDQAIGMPLYTPGFACRPQMDGSYTVAVSGRGRLEPGAQGIRYARQFYPTFKSRRKNLKVNLGFKPFFTGPEALGGWAFDRESPFERMRILDPAADASIVQEGLAAMRKEYPALANLKLAQAWGGMIDSTPDAIPVISTVAKLPGLVLSAGYSAHGFGIGPGAGRLAADLATHNTPVVDPTPYRYSRLVDGSGLDAPGMM; encoded by the coding sequence ATGCCTGCACCGATTCGTTATGTACAGGACAGTGCAAATTTCCCGGAATCCGCCGATGTGGTGGTGATCGGTGCCGGTATTGCCGGTTCAGCCGCCACCTGGGAGCTGGCGAAACAGGGACTCAAGGTGGTGTTGATCGAAAAAGGCTTAGTCGGTGCAGAACAGTCGAGCCGCAACTGGGGCTGGTGCCGACAGCAAAACCGTGATGAGCGCGAACTCCCGCTGATCATCTATGCCCTGCAGCGCTGGGGTGAGCTGGCTGCCGAAACCGGTGAGGAGCTGGGTTTTCGTCGCAGTGGGCTGGTGTACGCCACGCGTGTTGAATCAGATATTGCCGCCTGGGATAAGTGGAACCAGATGGCGAAAAACTACGGCGTAAAAAGCGACATTCTTACCGCCGCGCAGGCCAAAGCCATGACGCCGGGCAGCACTACCGCGTGGCTCGGTGGCGTTTCATCGCCCACCGATGGCCACGCTGAGCCGCGTCTGGCCGCTCCGGGATTGGTCATCGGCGCACAGCGTCTCGGTGCCTTGGTGTTTCAGCAGTGTGCAGTACGTGGGCTGGATATTGCGGCGGGTGCGGTCAGCGGCGTCTGGACTGAGCGCGGCCTGATTAAAACCACGCGCGTGATTTGCGCAGCAGGGGCATGGACCTCGATGTTCTGCCGTCGCCATGGTATCGACCTGCCGCTCGGTAACGTAATCGGTACGGCGTTTCGCACGCAGCCGATCGACCAAGCGATCGGTATGCCGCTCTATACCCCCGGTTTTGCCTGTCGTCCGCAGATGGATGGCAGTTACACGGTGGCGGTTTCCGGACGAGGTCGTCTGGAGCCGGGTGCCCAGGGTATTCGCTACGCGCGTCAGTTCTATCCCACCTTTAAGAGTCGGCGTAAGAACCTTAAAGTGAACCTCGGCTTCAAACCCTTTTTCACCGGACCAGAAGCGTTGGGAGGATGGGCATTCGACCGTGAATCGCCGTTTGAGCGCATGCGCATTCTCGATCCTGCAGCGGATGCCAGCATCGTGCAGGAAGGGTTAGCCGCGATGCGTAAAGAGTATCCGGCTCTCGCCAACCTTAAACTGGCGCAGGCGTGGGGCGGCATGATTGACAGCACTCCAGACGCTATCCCCGTGATCTCCACGGTGGCCAAATTACCGGGGCTGGTGCTGTCCGCTGGCTACAGTGCGCATGGCTTTGGTATCGGACCTGGGGCAGGTCGGTTGGCGGCCGATCTCGCGACCCACAACACACCGGTGGTCGATCCGACCCCGTATCGTTATTCCCGCCTGGTGGACGGCAGCGGCCTTGATGCGCCAGGCATGATGTAA
- a CDS encoding M20 aminoacylase family protein, with protein sequence MEQLVALRRDLHAHPELGYQETRTSNLVAQWLEEHGIEVQRGLGKTGVVGVLKRGTSSRMIGLRADMDALPMQDNGTQAWKSVHANVCHACGHDGHTVMLLGAAIQLAQQGDFDGTLVFIFQPAEEGLAGAKAMIDDGLFQQFPCDAVFALHNWPELPLGEIQTRPGAIMAAADRFDITVKGGGGHAAQPHLTRDTLLATSELVVQLNTLVARALDPCEPGLLTVTRMQGGFSHNMIPAEASITGTVRTFSPAAQDIIETRLREMAQHVTAAHGLQAEVSYLRYYPATVNNSDVAQLALEALDAAGMPAQQAKQPALTSEDFAFMLQARPGAYLWLGSAPSQPLHHSSYDFNDAVIPHGIQALTAIARHALRAEFPG encoded by the coding sequence CTGGAACAGTTAGTCGCTCTGCGACGGGATTTGCACGCCCATCCCGAGCTGGGATATCAGGAAACACGCACCAGCAACCTCGTAGCGCAATGGCTCGAGGAGCACGGCATTGAGGTGCAGCGCGGTCTGGGCAAAACCGGTGTAGTCGGTGTGCTCAAGCGCGGTACGAGTTCGCGCATGATCGGTCTGCGTGCCGATATGGATGCACTGCCGATGCAGGATAACGGCACCCAAGCCTGGAAAAGTGTGCATGCCAATGTCTGCCACGCCTGTGGCCATGACGGTCATACCGTGATGTTGCTGGGTGCGGCGATCCAGCTGGCACAGCAGGGGGATTTTGACGGCACGCTGGTGTTTATTTTCCAGCCCGCCGAAGAGGGTTTAGCGGGCGCGAAGGCGATGATCGACGATGGCCTGTTCCAGCAGTTTCCCTGTGATGCGGTGTTTGCCCTGCACAACTGGCCAGAATTGCCGCTGGGCGAGATACAGACGCGACCAGGTGCGATCATGGCGGCGGCCGACCGTTTCGATATCACCGTTAAAGGGGGTGGCGGACATGCCGCGCAGCCGCACCTGACGCGCGACACCCTGCTGGCCACCAGTGAACTGGTGGTGCAACTCAACACACTGGTGGCACGCGCACTAGATCCTTGCGAACCGGGCCTGTTGACCGTCACGCGCATGCAGGGCGGTTTCTCACACAACATGATTCCCGCGGAAGCCAGCATCACCGGCACGGTCAGAACCTTTAGCCCTGCCGCGCAGGACATCATTGAAACGCGCCTGCGTGAGATGGCGCAGCATGTCACGGCGGCACACGGCTTACAGGCGGAGGTGAGCTATCTGCGCTATTACCCGGCCACCGTGAATAACAGTGATGTGGCACAGCTGGCTCTGGAGGCACTGGACGCAGCCGGTATGCCCGCACAGCAGGCAAAACAACCGGCTCTCACTTCGGAAGATTTTGCCTTTATGTTGCAGGCCAGGCCCGGTGCTTACCTGTGGTTAGGGTCGGCACCCAGCCAGCCTTTGCACCACTCCTCTTACGACTTTAACGATGCAGTAATCCCGCACGGTATTCAGGCACTGACGGCGATTGCCCGCCATGCGCTGCGTGCAGAATTTCCCGGCTGA
- a CDS encoding NAD(P)/FAD-dependent oxidoreductase: protein MKLESFWQDTAPAFTGAASGALPAVADVVVIGGGFTGVSTALNLARSGINVVLLERGEVMSQASARNGGHCNTGVAQNFASLVESQGIEQASRFYRAYDDAVSYVEQLVREEQIDCDFRLCGKLKLASKASHFPGLRSAWQLMRDTVDPEIELISQDEIRREVGSDSFHGGLLQKRGGQMHMGKFGIGLANAAAQAGVKIFPHHAVTGLTRLDGYRHRVTTAKGEIIAEKVMMATGVSNEGPFPWFQRRIVPVGSFIVVTEPLGDALIEQILPKDRTYVTSLNIGNYFRTTADRRLVFGGRARFAVSNPTSDTRSGEVLRAAMTALFPQLGKARIDYCWGGMVDMTADRLPHAGEHEGVFYSLGYSGHGTQMSVWMGRVMADLLAEKRNENPWQRDAWPALPGYHGKPWFLPLAGLYYKAKDRLS, encoded by the coding sequence ATGAAACTCGAATCATTCTGGCAAGACACGGCACCTGCTTTCACCGGTGCCGCCAGTGGCGCACTGCCCGCCGTCGCGGATGTGGTGGTGATTGGCGGTGGCTTTACCGGCGTCTCGACGGCACTCAATCTGGCGCGCAGCGGCATCAACGTGGTGCTACTGGAGCGTGGCGAAGTGATGAGTCAGGCCTCGGCGCGTAACGGTGGCCACTGCAACACCGGCGTGGCGCAGAACTTTGCCTCGCTGGTCGAGAGCCAGGGCATCGAGCAGGCCAGCCGCTTTTATCGTGCGTATGACGATGCGGTGAGCTATGTCGAACAGCTGGTGCGAGAAGAGCAGATTGATTGCGATTTCCGCCTGTGCGGCAAATTGAAGTTGGCCAGCAAAGCGTCGCATTTCCCCGGCCTGCGCAGTGCGTGGCAGCTGATGCGTGACACCGTGGACCCGGAAATCGAGCTGATCAGTCAGGATGAGATTCGTCGTGAAGTGGGCAGTGACAGCTTCCATGGCGGTTTGCTGCAGAAACGCGGCGGCCAGATGCACATGGGCAAGTTTGGTATTGGCCTGGCGAATGCGGCTGCGCAGGCCGGCGTGAAAATCTTCCCGCACCATGCGGTGACAGGCTTAACGCGGCTGGACGGCTACCGACATCGCGTCACCACCGCCAAAGGCGAAATTATTGCCGAAAAAGTGATGATGGCGACTGGCGTCTCCAACGAAGGACCTTTCCCTTGGTTCCAGCGCCGTATAGTGCCGGTCGGCAGCTTTATCGTGGTGACAGAACCGCTGGGTGACGCCTTGATCGAGCAGATATTGCCAAAGGACCGTACTTACGTCACCTCACTGAATATCGGCAACTATTTCCGTACCACTGCCGATCGTCGCCTGGTATTCGGTGGTCGTGCGCGTTTTGCCGTCAGCAATCCAACCTCTGATACCCGCAGCGGTGAAGTGTTGCGTGCCGCGATGACCGCGCTGTTCCCTCAACTGGGCAAAGCGCGCATCGACTACTGCTGGGGCGGCATGGTGGATATGACCGCCGATCGGCTGCCCCATGCCGGTGAGCACGAAGGGGTGTTCTATTCACTCGGTTACAGCGGTCACGGCACGCAGATGTCGGTGTGGATGGGCCGTGTGATGGCGGACTTACTGGCCGAAAAACGTAACGAAAATCCCTGGCAGCGCGACGCATGGCCTGCGCTGCCAGGTTACCACGGGAAACCCTGGTTTTTGCCTCTCGCAGGGCTGTATTACAAGGCTAAGGATCGGCTCTCCTGA